In one Podarcis muralis chromosome 7, rPodMur119.hap1.1, whole genome shotgun sequence genomic region, the following are encoded:
- the LCAT gene encoding phosphatidylcholine-sterol acyltransferase translates to MGSSAGAAIVLFLVLWQPAGAFWLFNVLFPPSTTPEAALSNNTPPVVLVPGCLGNQLEAKLDKPDVVNWMCYRQTDDFFTIWLNLNMFLPLGVDCWIDNTKVIYNRTTRRVSNAPGVQIRVPGFGKTYAVEYLDRSKLAGYMHTLVQHLVNNGYVRDQTVRAAPYDWRIGPDQQEEYFCDLRSLVEEMRKTYQKPVFLIGHSLGNLNILYFLLQQSQAWKSQNIRGFISLGAPWGGAVKPIRVLASGDEQGIPIMSSIKLREEKRMTTASPWMFPDTIAWPETHAFISTPSYNYTYRDYQRLFTDINFEDGWYMWNDTKDLLKGLPAPGVEVYCIYGTGFPTVETYIYNDRFPYEDPIDFMYGDGDNSVSRRSLELCKRWHGQQEQKVHVVEMPGVEHLNMIFDNRTLNYINEILLGNFGEATAAEDEAGKGGRGFSETQHKDQQEK, encoded by the exons ATGGGGAGCTCAGCTGGGGCTGCAATTGTCCTCTTTCTTGTCCTCTGGCAACCAGCAGGTGCTTTCTGGCTTTTCAACGTGCTCTTCCCACCCAGTACCACCCCAGAAGCAGCTCTCTCCAACAACACTCCCCCTGTGGTGCTTG TGCCTGGCTGCCTGGGAAACCAACTAGAGGCCAAGCTGGACAAGCCGGATGTGGTGAACTGGATGTGCTACCGCCAGACAGATGACTTCTTCACCATCTGGCTGAACCTCAACATGTTCCTGCCTCTTGGGGTTGACTGTTGGATTGACAATACCAA AGTGATCTACAACAGGACAACTCGGAGGGTGTCCAATGCCCCTGGAGTCCAAATCAGAGTCCCTGGGTTTGGCAAAACCTACGCAGTGGAATACCTGGACAGGAGCAAACTGGCTG GATACATGCACACACTGGTGCAACACCTGGTCAACAATGGCTATGTGCGAGACCAAACCGTGCGCGCCGCCCCCTATGACTGGAGGATTGGGCCCG ATCAGCAAGAGGAATACTTCTGCGACCTGCGCAGCCTTGTGGAGGAAATGCGTAAGACCTACCAGAAGCCTGTCTTCCTCATTGGACACAGCCTGGGAAACCTCAACATCCTCTATTTCCTCCTCCAGCAGTCCCAGGCCTGGAAAAGCCAGAACATCCGGGGCTTCATCTCTCTGGGGGCTCCTTGGGGGGGAGCAGTGAAGCCCATAAGAGTCCTGGCCTCAG GTGATGAGCAGGGCATCCCCATTATGTCCAGCATCAAATTGCGTGAGGAGAAGCGCATGACCACAGCCAGCCCCTGGATGTTCCCAGACACAATAGCTTGGCCCGAGACCCATGCCTTCATCTCTACTCCCTCCTACAACTACACCTACCGGGACTACCAACGCCTCTTCACTGACATTAACTTTGAGGATGGCTGGTACATGTGGAACGACACCAAGGACCTGCTGAAGGGGCTGCCTGCCCCAGGGGTCGAGGTGTATTGCATCTATGGCACGGGTTTCCCCACTGTAGAAACCTACATTTACAACGACCGCTTCCCCTACGAGGACCCCATTGACTTTATGTATGGGGATGGGGATAACAGCGTTAGCCGCCGCAGCCTAGAGCTCTGCAAGCGATGGCATGGCCAGCAGGAACAGAAGGTGCACGTGGTGGAGATGCCAGGCGTGGAGCATCTCAACATGATCTTTGACAACCGCACCCTCAACTACATCAATGAAATCCTGCTGGGAAACTTTGGGGAAGCCACAGCTGCAGAAGATGAagcagggaaaggaggaagaggctTCTCAGAGACCCAACACAAAGACCAACAGGAGAAATGA